Proteins encoded by one window of Anopheles maculipalpis chromosome 2RL, idAnoMacuDA_375_x, whole genome shotgun sequence:
- the LOC126559277 gene encoding putative peptidyl-prolyl cis-trans isomerase dodo: MSDGQETVPEGWEKRTSRSTGMTYYLNVYTKESQWDPPTAPAEPANTNEPHEVQCAHLLVKHSKSRRPSSWREENITRSKEEAIEILESYRKKIQSNESTLQELAQRYSDCSSAKRGGDLGMFKRGMMQKPFEDAAFALKVGDMSDIVDTDSGVHLILRLK, translated from the exons ATGTCCGACGGTCAGGAAACGGTCCCAGAAGGATGGGAAAAGCGTACCAGCCGTTCCACAG GAATGACTTACTATCTTAACGTGTACACCAAAGAATCGCAGTGGGATCCTCCTACGGCACCGGCGGAACCGGCAAATACTAAT GAACCACATGAGGTGCAGTGTGCACATCTGCTAGTGAAACACAGCAAATCCCGCCGACCGAGCTCGTGGCGAGAGGAAAACATTACGCGCAGCAAGGAGGAAGCGATCGAAATACTCGAATCGTACcgtaaaaaaattcaatccaaCGAATCGACGCTACAGGAGCTGGCCCAACGCTACTCGGACTGCAGTTCAGCCAAACGGGGTGGCGATCTGGGCATGTTCAAGCGTGGCATGATGCAGAAACCGTTCGAGGATGCGGCGTTTGCGTTGAAGGTGGGCGATATGTCCGATATCGTCGATACGGATTCGGGCGTTCATTTGATTCTGCGGTTAAAATAG